TTAAACTGTCAATTATACCTTTCAGCAGAGAATAATCACACATCAGCCTGGTATACACACATACCCCCTCATCTGAGAGTATAAAAAGCTTGGTTTTTGTGTTGTCGTCATTTTCAAACTTCAGGTAATGATATTCATCGGTACTAACTTCTTTGGTAAAAGATAATCCCTTCTCCGATTGCTGCATTAAGGTCTTGATTTCTTCTACCGTTTTTCCGATAAAATGCTGGCCAAACCCAAACGATAGAAAAACAAACAAGATACAAAAGCATATCAAAAAAATCTTCTTCATGATATCCGGGATTATATGTTACGCGGAGCTATACTAAGGCACTTCGATGGTATTCAAAATTTCAGTAATGATGTCCTCACTGGTAACATTTTCCGCTTCCGCTTCATAACTAAGCCCTATTCTGTGCCGAAGCACATCATGACACACCGCCCTTACATCTTCCGGTATCACATATCCTCTTCTTTTAATGAAAGCATAGGCCTTGGAAGCTATGGCAAGGTTGATACTGGCTCTTGGTGATGCACCATAGCTGATCATCAGCCTGAACTTTTCCAACCCGTATTCATCGGGCATCCTGGTGGCAAAAACTATATCCAGTATATATTTTTCAATCTTTTCATCAATGTAAACATCTTTTACCACCTGCCGGGCTTTGATGATATCATCAGGACTCACCACCTTACTGGCTTCGGGAAACTGTTTGGACAAATTCTGACGGACGATCAGTTTTTCTTCGTCCATAGCGGGATAAGTAATTACTACCTTCAACATAAACCGATCTACCTGGGCTTCAGGCAAGGGATACGTCCCTTCCTGCTCAATGGGGTTTTGGGTAGCCATTACCAGGAAAGGTTCATTCAGTTTGAAGGTCTCCTCTCCTATGGTAATTTGCCGTTCCTGCATGGCTTCAAGTAAAGCACTCTGAACCTTGGCAGGGGAACGGTTGATTTCATCAGCCAGTACAAAATTGGTGAAGATAGGTCCTTTTTTCACCATAAATTGTTCTTTCTGCTGACTATAAATCATGGTTCCCAGTAAATCGGCAGGCAACAGATCCGGAGTAAACTGAACCCTGTTGAATTTGGCATCAATCGCATTTGACAATGTACTAATTGCCAAAGTTTTTGCCAATCCGGGCACTCCTTCCAGCAAGACATGTCCGTCGGAAAGCAAACCCACCAGAAGACTTTCCAAAAGATGCTTCTGGCCCACTATCACCTTATTCATCTCCATATTGATCATATCCACAAATGAACTCTCATTGCGGATACGCTCATTTAACTCTCTCACATTAACCGTTTGATCCATATTAAAATTTTTCTCAAATTAAAAATTTTTACTACAGAAATGAAAGCATTTCTG
This Bacteroidales bacterium DNA region includes the following protein-coding sequences:
- a CDS encoding AAA family ATPase, with the translated sequence MDQTVNVRELNERIRNESSFVDMINMEMNKVIVGQKHLLESLLVGLLSDGHVLLEGVPGLAKTLAISTLSNAIDAKFNRVQFTPDLLPADLLGTMIYSQQKEQFMVKKGPIFTNFVLADEINRSPAKVQSALLEAMQERQITIGEETFKLNEPFLVMATQNPIEQEGTYPLPEAQVDRFMLKVVITYPAMDEEKLIVRQNLSKQFPEASKVVSPDDIIKARQVVKDVYIDEKIEKYILDIVFATRMPDEYGLEKFRLMISYGASPRASINLAIASKAYAFIKRRGYVIPEDVRAVCHDVLRHRIGLSYEAEAENVTSEDIITEILNTIEVP